One genomic window of Leptospira harrisiae includes the following:
- a CDS encoding HAMP domain-containing protein — protein sequence MSQNHKKTFRFHYLIDKEFQLKFLAHYSLLFISGVLVTLGFLYWLNQAKYDGGAVFRLRQDAQTVFWKVENEDPAPGESKEKFVPREIYLPNYDHQLNMYTIQFDAVVTLSILYLLLITVFSVFKSHKMAGPVFSIKRSLQRMASGDPIETIRIRKGDEFQELVEVLNEVIQKRVGSPVKK from the coding sequence ATGTCTCAAAATCACAAAAAGACCTTTCGTTTTCACTATCTTATCGATAAGGAATTTCAATTAAAGTTTTTAGCTCATTATTCTCTCTTATTTATATCTGGAGTACTTGTGACTTTGGGTTTTCTCTATTGGTTGAACCAAGCGAAATATGATGGAGGTGCTGTTTTTCGTCTTCGACAAGACGCTCAAACTGTTTTTTGGAAAGTGGAAAACGAGGATCCAGCTCCTGGTGAATCAAAAGAAAAATTTGTTCCTCGAGAGATTTATCTTCCGAACTACGACCACCAACTGAATATGTATACCATTCAATTTGATGCTGTAGTCACACTTTCCATTCTATATTTATTACTCATCACTGTATTTTCTGTATTTAAATCTCATAAAATGGCAGGACCCGTTTTTAGTATCAAACGATCCTTACAACGTATGGCATCTGGAGATCCCATTGAGACCATTCGCATTCGAAAAGGCGATGAATTCCAAGAACTCGTTGAAGTACTGAACGA